Proteins from a single region of Campylobacter concisus:
- the metE gene encoding 5-methyltetrahydropteroyltriglutamate--homocysteine S-methyltransferase, with amino-acid sequence MIKSYVLGFPRIGEKRELKRALEGFWAGKEGFSEENLQETAKTLRQRHWKYQQDASISAISVNDFSFYDLMLDNIIAFGATPPRFANLSGLEQYFACSRGNKNGVAMEMTKWFNTNYHYIVPELSSESKFSLKADKILNEYKEAKANGVKGKVNLIGPITFLALSKTTDGSCPFKHLDSLVGEYKKLLEQISKLDDEILVQFDEPIFVTDKNESDLLPLITKVYNELTGVAKNIKIVFATYFEHAIKAVSEVAKTKIYGIALDFIHGKRNFEALETIKNSHLTLFAGVIDGRNIWKSNIDEKVKLVGEISEKIGGKDFYIGTSCSLLHVPYTLKYEENLNPEIKSWLSFAVEKLDEIKIITKLANGEKLNDAEAKIYEENKNAVKTRATSKLIHSESVQNRIKNLSKFERDEKFEDRIKIQRETLKYGILPTTTIGSFPQTVDLRVLRQNFKKGEIDAAAYEAGIKKYIDHCVRFQEDIGLDVLVHGEPERNDMVEYFGEQISGYAFSQNGWVQSYGSRCVKPPLLFGDVSRPEPMTVKWMKYAQSITKHVMKGMLTGPVTMLNWSFVRDDLPRSEVAKQLALCIYDEIADLQNAGIRVIQVDEAAFKEGYPLRAENIPAYEKFAVDCFKLSVSSAEAKTQIHTHMCYSEFNDIIKTIEAMDADVISIETARSGNELLKIFKAVGYKQEVGPGVYDIHSPRVPSVEEIVAQIKALLEVLPKEQLWINPDCGLKTRKWEEVEPSLKNMVEAVKIVRGL; translated from the coding sequence ATGATAAAAAGTTATGTTTTAGGTTTTCCAAGAATCGGAGAGAAAAGAGAGTTAAAGCGCGCGTTAGAGGGTTTTTGGGCTGGCAAAGAGGGCTTTAGTGAAGAGAATTTACAAGAGACTGCAAAGACGCTTCGCCAAAGACACTGGAAATATCAACAAGATGCTAGCATTTCGGCCATTAGCGTTAATGATTTTTCATTTTACGACCTAATGCTTGATAACATCATCGCTTTTGGCGCTACGCCTCCAAGGTTTGCAAATTTAAGCGGCTTGGAGCAATATTTTGCTTGTTCAAGAGGCAACAAAAATGGCGTTGCGATGGAGATGACAAAGTGGTTTAACACAAACTACCACTACATCGTGCCAGAGCTTAGCAGCGAGAGTAAATTTAGCCTAAAAGCGGACAAAATTTTAAATGAATACAAAGAGGCGAAGGCTAACGGCGTAAAAGGCAAGGTAAATTTGATCGGCCCTATCACATTTTTGGCTCTTTCAAAGACGACTGACGGCAGCTGCCCATTTAAGCACCTTGACTCTCTTGTAGGAGAGTATAAAAAGCTACTTGAGCAAATTTCTAAGCTTGATGATGAAATTTTAGTGCAGTTTGACGAGCCGATCTTTGTAACTGACAAAAACGAAAGCGACCTTTTGCCACTTATCACAAAGGTTTATAACGAGCTAACAGGCGTTGCAAAAAACATCAAGATCGTGTTTGCGACATATTTTGAGCATGCGATCAAGGCAGTTAGCGAAGTGGCTAAAACTAAAATTTATGGCATAGCACTTGACTTCATTCACGGCAAGAGAAATTTCGAAGCACTTGAGACTATCAAAAATAGCCATTTGACACTATTTGCTGGCGTGATCGATGGTAGAAACATCTGGAAAAGCAACATCGATGAGAAAGTAAAACTCGTAGGTGAAATTTCAGAAAAAATAGGCGGAAAAGACTTTTACATCGGCACTTCATGCTCACTTCTTCACGTGCCTTATACATTAAAATATGAAGAGAATTTAAACCCAGAGATCAAAAGCTGGCTAAGCTTTGCGGTTGAGAAGCTTGATGAGATCAAGATCATCACAAAACTAGCAAATGGCGAGAAACTAAATGATGCTGAAGCTAAAATTTACGAAGAGAACAAAAATGCTGTTAAAACTCGCGCTACTTCAAAACTCATCCACTCTGAAAGCGTTCAAAACCGCATTAAAAATTTAAGTAAATTTGAGCGTGACGAGAAATTTGAAGACCGCATCAAGATCCAACGCGAAACACTAAAATACGGTATCTTGCCAACAACAACGATAGGCAGCTTCCCTCAAACAGTTGATCTTCGCGTACTTCGCCAAAATTTCAAAAAAGGCGAGATCGACGCAGCTGCTTATGAAGCAGGCATCAAAAAATACATCGATCACTGCGTGAGATTCCAAGAAGATATCGGCCTAGACGTACTGGTACACGGCGAGCCAGAGAGAAACGACATGGTTGAGTACTTTGGCGAGCAGATCAGCGGATATGCATTTAGCCAAAATGGCTGGGTGCAAAGCTATGGCAGCCGCTGCGTCAAGCCACCACTTCTCTTTGGTGACGTGAGCCGCCCAGAGCCGATGACTGTTAAGTGGATGAAATACGCTCAAAGCATCACAAAACACGTAATGAAGGGCATGCTAACAGGTCCTGTGACTATGCTAAACTGGAGCTTTGTGCGTGACGATCTGCCAAGAAGTGAGGTAGCAAAGCAACTTGCACTTTGTATCTATGACGAGATCGCAGACCTTCAAAATGCAGGCATCAGAGTGATCCAAGTCGATGAAGCGGCGTTTAAAGAAGGCTATCCGCTAAGAGCTGAAAACATCCCAGCTTATGAGAAATTTGCGGTTGATTGTTTCAAGCTTTCAGTAAGCTCAGCCGAGGCAAAAACTCAGATCCACACACATATGTGCTACTCTGAATTTAACGATATTATTAAGACTATTGAAGCTATGGACGCTGATGTTATTAGTATCGAGACTGCAAGAAGTGGCAACGAGCTACTTAAAATTTTTAAAGCCGTTGGCTACAAACAAGAGGTCGGACCTGGCGTTTACGACATCCACAGCCCACGTGTGCCAAGTGTCGAGGAGATCGTCGCTCAGATCAAAGCTCTGCTTGAAGTCTTACCAAAAGAGCAGCTCTGGATCAACCCAGATTGTGGCCTAAAAACAAGAAAATGGGAAGAGGTCGAGCCAAGCCTTAAAAACATGGTAGAAGCTGTCAAGATCGTAAGAGGTCTATAA